From Kineosporia succinea, the proteins below share one genomic window:
- the mftB gene encoding mycofactocin biosynthesis chaperone MftB (MftB, a small protein, is a peptide chaperone that assists the radical SAM enzyme MftC in performing two modifications to the C-terminal Val-Tyr dipeptide of the mycofactocin precursor peptide, MftA. MftB's role is analogous to the role of PqqD in the biosynthesis of PQQ, a cofactor that derives entirely from a Tyr and a Glu in the precursor PqqA.), whose protein sequence is MANTQQKNRMSVPPKAPAQGFDLDAAWELHPSVSIRPEPFGALMYHFGNRRLSFLKTRQLLDVVNGLATAPDARTACLEAGVDPSQLPVLGRALGSLAAGDLIRPKTTTMSTEEPA, encoded by the coding sequence ATGGCGAACACCCAGCAGAAGAACCGGATGTCGGTGCCTCCCAAGGCCCCGGCGCAGGGCTTCGATCTCGACGCCGCCTGGGAGCTGCACCCCAGCGTCTCCATCCGGCCCGAACCCTTCGGGGCCCTGATGTACCACTTCGGGAACCGGCGCCTGTCGTTCCTGAAGACCCGTCAACTACTGGACGTCGTCAACGGTCTGGCCACCGCCCCGGACGCGCGCACCGCGTGTCTGGAGGCGGGGGTCGACCCCTCCCAGCTCCCGGTCCTCGGCCGGGCCCTGGGATCCCTCGCGGCCGGTGATCTCATCCGCCCGAAGACGACGACGATGTCCACGGAGGAGCCTGCATGA
- a CDS encoding mycofactocin-coupled SDR family oxidoreductase, translating into MTGRVEGKVALITGAARGQGRSHAIRLAQEGADIIALDIAESIPSVDRFYPGATEEDLAETVRQVEALDRRIFSAKVDVRDYDALKAATDAGIAEFGRLDIVSANAGIFLHSDKTHEVSDSDWNDVLDINLKGVWHTTKAVTPFLIEQNQGGSIIITSSSAGLKGTPNVAPYTASKHAVLGLARTLSNELAEYSIRVNTIHPTGVATPMILNETTFKLFLPHLEHPTQEQAAEVFRTTNSLPVPWVEAIDISNALLFLASDEARYVTGTELKVDAGYTTK; encoded by the coding sequence GTGACAGGACGTGTAGAGGGCAAGGTCGCGCTCATCACCGGTGCGGCCCGGGGGCAGGGACGCAGCCATGCGATCCGGCTGGCGCAGGAGGGCGCGGACATCATCGCGCTCGACATCGCCGAGTCCATCCCCAGTGTCGACCGGTTCTACCCGGGCGCGACCGAGGAGGACCTGGCCGAGACCGTGCGGCAGGTCGAGGCGCTGGACCGGCGGATCTTCTCGGCCAAGGTCGACGTGCGTGACTACGACGCGCTGAAGGCCGCGACCGACGCCGGCATCGCCGAGTTCGGGCGCCTGGACATCGTTTCCGCGAACGCGGGCATCTTCCTGCACTCCGACAAGACCCACGAGGTCAGCGACTCGGACTGGAACGACGTGCTCGACATCAACCTCAAGGGTGTCTGGCACACGACCAAGGCCGTCACCCCGTTCCTGATCGAGCAGAACCAGGGCGGCTCGATCATCATCACCAGCTCCTCGGCCGGTCTGAAGGGCACGCCGAACGTGGCGCCCTACACGGCGAGCAAGCACGCCGTGCTGGGCCTGGCCCGCACCCTGTCGAACGAGCTGGCCGAGTACTCGATCCGGGTCAACACGATCCACCCGACCGGGGTGGCCACCCCGATGATCCTGAACGAGACCACGTTCAAGCTGTTCCTGCCGCACCTCGAGCACCCCACGCAGGAGCAGGCCGCCGAGGTCTTCCGCACCACGAACAGTCTGCCCGTGCCCTGGGTCGAGGCGATCGACATCAGCAACGCCCTGCTGTTCCTGGCCTCCGACGAGGCCCGGTACGTCACCGGCACCGAGCTGAAGGTCGACGCGGGTTACACGACCAAGTAG
- a CDS encoding vWA domain-containing protein, translating into MVFSISEKGGGPVLQALGRGTKAAAKAFTKGSGAPGETDDTGEVVPLEPDDDPVENEVKQRARQIAARLSLHRPPHGTGRRRGTGELVSVRYREGADDIDLDRTLEVLAEKPFPQDEDIVVRERVRRRRSVEVVVDVSGSMKGERIRTAAATVGALAGELGNDDVGVIAFWSDVSILLPLGKPFVASALLDDLLKLPAKGLTNVGFPLQLAAAELSRRPNPEARVLLLSDCVHNAGPDPRGPAALLPRLDVLLDASGEKDEQLGRELAAVGRGRMFTIRDHRQVAPALSQIFRS; encoded by the coding sequence ATGGTCTTCAGCATCTCCGAGAAAGGCGGCGGGCCGGTGCTTCAGGCCCTCGGCCGGGGGACGAAGGCGGCGGCGAAGGCGTTCACCAAGGGGTCGGGGGCGCCCGGGGAGACGGACGACACCGGCGAGGTCGTGCCGCTGGAACCGGACGACGACCCGGTCGAGAACGAGGTGAAGCAGCGGGCCCGGCAGATCGCCGCGCGCCTGTCGCTGCACCGTCCGCCGCACGGCACTGGGCGGCGCCGCGGCACGGGTGAACTGGTGAGCGTGCGCTACCGCGAGGGCGCCGACGACATCGACCTCGACCGCACGCTGGAAGTGCTGGCCGAGAAGCCCTTTCCGCAGGACGAGGACATCGTCGTGCGGGAGCGGGTGCGCCGGCGCCGGTCGGTCGAGGTGGTCGTGGACGTGTCCGGCTCGATGAAGGGCGAGCGCATCCGCACCGCCGCGGCGACGGTGGGCGCGCTGGCCGGTGAGCTGGGCAACGACGACGTGGGCGTGATCGCGTTCTGGTCGGACGTGTCGATCCTGCTGCCGCTGGGCAAGCCGTTCGTGGCCTCGGCCCTGCTCGACGACCTCCTCAAGCTGCCCGCGAAAGGCCTGACCAACGTCGGGTTCCCGCTGCAGCTGGCGGCCGCGGAGCTGTCGCGGCGGCCGAACCCGGAGGCCCGGGTGCTGCTGCTGTCGGACTGCGTGCACAACGCCGGGCCCGATCCGCGCGGCCCGGCCGCCCTTCTCCCGCGGCTCGACGTGCTGCTCGACGCGTCGGGGGAGAAGGACGAGCAACTGGGACGGGAGCTGGCCGCGGTCGGGCGGGGGCGGATGTTCACGATCCGCGACCACCGGCAGGTGGCGCCGGCGCTGTCGCAGATCTTCCGGTCGTGA
- the mftC gene encoding mycofactocin radical SAM maturase (MftC is a radical SAM/SPASM enzyme that catalyzes the first two steps in biosynthesis of the electron carrier mycofactocin from the terminal Val-Tyr dipeptide of the precursor peptide MftA.), whose amino-acid sequence MTAVLEPATPAGFTPNPVKPNTPSPGRLVDKFALGLDAPICLTWELTYACNLACVHCLSSSGRRDPRELTTAEAEAVIDELERMQVFYVNIGGGEPTVRPDFWHLVDYATAHHVGVKFSTNGVRINKEVAERLAASDYVDVQISLDGATAEVNDYVRGAGSYDTAMRAMQNMKDAGFSGFKLSVVVTRQNVGQLDEFKAIADRYGAQLRLTRLRPSGRGADVWDELHLLAPQQKELYDWLVANGEEVLTGDSFFHLAAFGDALPGLNLCGAGRVVCLIDPIGDVYACPFAIHDEFLAGNVREEGGFKGVWQTSELFQELRQPQSGGACSSCQFFDSCRGGCMAAKFFTGLPLDGPDPECVRGFGESLLEGVEGATPKPMGDHSHKNPLRSQKNKKKPVALTLGVRPVTGVVSAPPARGCDENPLAGFDPAAAGVRPPVRGCDENPLAGLETGSQVN is encoded by the coding sequence ATGACGGCTGTGCTCGAACCGGCTACCCCGGCCGGTTTCACCCCGAACCCTGTCAAGCCCAACACCCCGAGTCCTGGTCGGCTCGTCGACAAGTTCGCCCTCGGGCTGGACGCGCCGATCTGCCTCACCTGGGAACTCACCTATGCCTGCAATCTCGCCTGCGTGCACTGCCTTTCGAGTTCCGGACGGCGTGACCCCCGCGAGCTGACCACCGCCGAGGCCGAAGCGGTCATCGACGAGCTGGAGCGGATGCAGGTCTTCTACGTCAACATCGGCGGCGGCGAGCCGACCGTGCGACCGGATTTCTGGCACCTGGTCGACTACGCCACCGCGCACCACGTCGGCGTGAAGTTCTCGACCAACGGTGTCCGCATCAACAAGGAGGTCGCCGAGCGTCTGGCCGCCTCCGACTACGTCGACGTGCAGATCTCGCTCGACGGCGCGACCGCCGAGGTCAACGACTACGTACGTGGTGCCGGCAGTTACGACACCGCCATGCGGGCCATGCAGAACATGAAGGACGCCGGATTCTCCGGGTTCAAGCTGTCGGTCGTGGTCACCCGCCAGAACGTCGGCCAGCTGGACGAGTTCAAGGCGATCGCCGACCGGTACGGCGCTCAGCTGCGCCTGACCCGGCTGCGTCCCTCGGGCCGCGGCGCCGACGTCTGGGACGAGCTGCACCTGCTCGCACCGCAGCAGAAGGAGCTGTACGACTGGCTCGTCGCCAACGGCGAGGAAGTCCTCACCGGCGACTCCTTCTTCCACCTGGCCGCTTTCGGTGACGCCCTGCCCGGGCTCAACCTGTGCGGGGCCGGTCGCGTGGTCTGCCTGATCGACCCGATCGGCGACGTGTACGCCTGCCCGTTCGCCATCCACGACGAGTTCCTCGCCGGGAACGTGCGCGAGGAGGGCGGTTTCAAGGGCGTGTGGCAGACCTCGGAGCTCTTCCAGGAGCTGCGGCAGCCGCAGAGCGGCGGGGCGTGCTCGTCCTGCCAGTTCTTCGACTCCTGCCGGGGTGGCTGCATGGCGGCCAAGTTCTTCACCGGCCTGCCGCTCGACGGGCCCGACCCGGAGTGCGTGCGCGGTTTCGGTGAGTCGCTGCTCGAGGGGGTGGAGGGGGCGACCCCGAAGCCGATGGGCGACCACTCGCACAAGAACCCGCTGCGCTCGCAGAAGAACAAGAAGAAGCCCGTGGCGCTGACACTCGGCGTGCGCCCGGTCACCGGGGTGGTCTCGGCCCCGCCGGCCCGAGGGTGCGACGAGAACCCGCTCGCCGGCTTCGATCCCGCCGCGGCGGGGGTGCGTCCGCCGGTGCGCGGCTGCGACGAGAATCCGCTCGCGGGTCTCGAAACCGGCTCGCAGGTCAACTGA
- the mftE gene encoding mycofactocin biosynthesis peptidyl-dipeptidase MftE yields the protein MSYFDLAAMTSPQIAEHAAAGGILVVPIGSTEQHGPHLPLGTDRDVAVAVARRLAERMPQVALAPAIGYGSSGEHAGFAGTISIGQEALEFMLLELGRSAGETYRRQVYVNAHGGNAVPAVRAVRKLRAESRDVLLWMATWDGDAHAGRTETSLQLALHPELVYEELAEAGNTTPVRELISALRAGGLRAVTENGVLGDPAGASAEEGERLVQRLVDGLHTQVVAWDPPYGKLGA from the coding sequence GTGTCGTACTTCGACCTGGCCGCCATGACGAGCCCACAGATCGCCGAGCACGCCGCGGCCGGCGGCATTCTCGTCGTCCCGATCGGCTCGACCGAGCAGCACGGCCCCCACCTGCCACTGGGCACCGACCGCGACGTCGCGGTGGCCGTCGCCCGGCGCCTGGCCGAGCGGATGCCACAGGTCGCGCTGGCCCCGGCCATCGGCTACGGCTCGAGCGGGGAGCACGCCGGTTTCGCGGGCACGATCTCGATCGGGCAGGAGGCCCTCGAGTTCATGCTGCTCGAGCTGGGGCGCTCGGCCGGGGAGACCTACCGGCGGCAGGTGTACGTGAACGCGCACGGCGGCAACGCGGTGCCCGCGGTGCGGGCCGTGCGCAAGCTGCGGGCCGAGTCCCGCGACGTTCTGCTGTGGATGGCGACGTGGGACGGTGACGCGCACGCCGGTCGCACCGAGACCTCGCTGCAGCTGGCCCTGCACCCGGAGCTGGTCTACGAGGAGCTGGCCGAGGCGGGCAACACCACGCCGGTGCGCGAGCTGATCTCCGCGCTCCGCGCCGGTGGGCTCAGGGCGGTGACGGAGAACGGGGTGCTCGGCGACCCGGCCGGTGCCTCGGCCGAGGAGGGCGAGCGGCTGGTGCAGCGCCTCGTCGACGGGCTGCACACGCAGGTCGTGGCCTGGGATCCGCCGTACGGCAAGCTGGGCGCATAG
- a CDS encoding APC family permease has product MTTALVRRLGLSDAVMIGLGAMIGAGVFAALAPAASAAGSGLLIGLLIAAVVAYCNATSSARLAALYPASGGTYVYGRERLGPFWGYLAGWAFVVGKTASGAAMAYTVGAYVWPEQAHAVAVAAVVALTTVNLRGVQKSALATRIIVAIVLATLAAVVVSCLTAATTTSPLQTAPTDGNLLQAAGLLFFAFAGYARIATLGEEVRDPARTIPRAVRIALGITLVVYATVALAVLSVLTPAELAASTEPLTDAVRAAGHPALVPVVKVGAAVAALGSLLALVLGVSRTTLAMARDHHLPPALAAVHPRYHVPHRAELAVGVVVAVLAATVDLRAAIGFSSFGVLVYYAVANASACTLGRRFVPVVGLVGCVVVAFALPVVSVVSGLAVLALGALIYAVRTRLVP; this is encoded by the coding sequence GTGACCACTGCTCTGGTAAGGCGTCTCGGCCTGTCCGACGCCGTGATGATCGGCCTCGGCGCGATGATCGGGGCCGGCGTCTTCGCCGCGCTCGCCCCCGCCGCGTCCGCCGCCGGCTCCGGCCTGCTGATCGGCCTGCTCATCGCCGCGGTGGTGGCCTACTGCAACGCCACCTCCTCGGCCCGCCTGGCCGCCCTCTACCCGGCCTCCGGCGGCACCTACGTGTACGGACGCGAACGGCTCGGCCCGTTCTGGGGCTACCTGGCCGGGTGGGCGTTCGTCGTCGGCAAGACCGCCTCCGGCGCGGCCATGGCCTACACCGTCGGCGCCTACGTCTGGCCGGAACAGGCGCACGCCGTGGCGGTCGCGGCGGTCGTCGCCCTGACCACGGTGAATCTCCGGGGCGTGCAGAAATCGGCGCTGGCCACCCGGATCATCGTGGCGATCGTCCTCGCCACCCTCGCCGCCGTGGTGGTGAGCTGCCTGACCGCCGCGACCACCACGTCCCCCCTCCAGACCGCACCGACGGACGGCAACCTGCTCCAGGCCGCCGGGCTGCTCTTCTTCGCCTTCGCCGGCTACGCGCGCATCGCCACGCTCGGCGAGGAGGTTCGCGACCCGGCCCGCACCATTCCCCGCGCCGTGCGGATCGCTCTGGGCATCACCCTGGTCGTCTACGCGACCGTGGCGCTGGCCGTGCTGTCGGTGCTCACGCCCGCCGAGCTCGCCGCCTCCACCGAGCCCCTCACCGACGCCGTGCGCGCCGCCGGCCATCCCGCCCTGGTGCCGGTGGTGAAGGTGGGTGCCGCCGTTGCCGCCCTGGGTTCGCTGCTCGCGCTCGTGCTCGGCGTCTCCCGCACCACCCTGGCCATGGCCCGCGACCACCACCTGCCGCCCGCGCTCGCGGCCGTGCACCCGCGCTACCACGTGCCCCACCGCGCCGAGCTGGCCGTGGGAGTGGTGGTCGCGGTGCTCGCCGCGACCGTGGATCTGCGTGCGGCGATCGGGTTCTCGTCGTTCGGCGTGCTCGTCTACTACGCCGTGGCCAATGCTTCCGCCTGTACGCTGGGACGCCGGTTCGTCCCGGTCGTGGGTCTCGTGGGGTGCGTCGTGGTCGCCTTCGCCCTGCCGGTCGTGAGTGTGGTCAGCGGTCTGGCGGTGCTGGCGCTGGGGGCGCTGATCTACGCGGTGCGCACCCGGCTCGTCCCCTGA
- a CDS encoding mycofactocin-coupled SDR family oxidoreductase, translating to MAGRVEGKVAFVTGAARGQGRSHALKLASEGADIIAVDICAPFDDLEYPAATEDDLAETVKLVEALDRRIVASVTDIRDGEALTKAVDDGVAQLGKLDVIVGNAGICHVGAWDKVTQKQWQDTLDVNITGTWNTVRAGAPHLIRNGGGSIILTSSVAGLVGLPFLTPYVASKHAVTGLARTFAAELAQHHIRVNSLHPTGVETPMGAMGNAFGPLLEANPGPGVMLGNMYPVAATQPEDQSNAVLFLASDESRYVTALAMTVDAGATQL from the coding sequence ATGGCAGGACGAGTAGAGGGCAAGGTCGCTTTCGTCACCGGAGCAGCCCGTGGTCAGGGGCGCAGCCACGCGCTCAAGCTGGCCTCCGAGGGGGCAGACATCATCGCCGTCGACATCTGCGCCCCGTTCGACGACCTGGAGTACCCGGCGGCGACCGAGGACGACCTGGCCGAGACGGTGAAGCTGGTCGAGGCGCTCGACCGCCGGATCGTCGCCTCCGTCACCGACATTCGCGACGGCGAGGCGCTGACCAAGGCCGTCGACGACGGTGTGGCCCAGCTCGGCAAGCTCGACGTCATCGTCGGCAACGCGGGTATCTGTCACGTGGGTGCCTGGGACAAGGTCACGCAGAAGCAGTGGCAGGACACGCTCGACGTCAACATCACCGGTACCTGGAACACGGTGCGCGCCGGGGCTCCTCACCTGATCCGCAACGGCGGCGGCTCGATCATCCTGACCAGCTCGGTCGCCGGTCTGGTCGGCCTGCCCTTCCTCACCCCGTACGTGGCCAGCAAGCACGCGGTCACCGGCCTCGCCCGCACCTTCGCGGCCGAGCTGGCGCAGCACCACATCCGCGTCAACAGCCTGCACCCGACCGGCGTCGAGACCCCGATGGGCGCCATGGGCAACGCTTTCGGCCCGCTGCTCGAGGCCAATCCGGGGCCTGGCGTCATGCTCGGCAACATGTACCCGGTCGCGGCCACGCAGCCCGAGGACCAGTCGAACGCCGTGCTCTTCCTGGCCAGCGACGAGTCCCGCTACGTCACCGCCCTGGCCATGACCGTCGACGCCGGCGCCACCCAGCTGTAG
- the mftR gene encoding mycofactocin system transcriptional regulator (MftR, the mycofactocin system transcriptional regulator, is an uncharacterized TetR family DNA-binding transcription factor. Its role is inferred by context. It occurs as part of the biosynthesis locus for mycofactocin, a partially characterized electron carrier derived from the terminal Val-Tyr dipeptide of the precursor peptide MftA, through a radical SAM enzyme-mediated process.) → MATGSAARSAAPNEPRSGRPRATSRRTLERIALELFSEQGFDATTVEQIADRAGVSRRTFFRYFDTKADVLWSEFDAEVETLHRLLGEAPAGQPVTESIRQAVLAANHYGVDDVASLRARMQVISHVPAISAASTQHYDNWAGALAEFAARRLGQRADDLIPRAIGYSALGVCRAAFDQWVARRDADLISYLDIALTAWQSGFAGLEDSPA, encoded by the coding sequence ATGGCAACGGGGTCAGCGGCTCGTTCAGCGGCACCGAACGAGCCGCGCAGCGGGCGGCCCCGGGCCACCAGCCGCCGCACCCTCGAGCGCATCGCCCTGGAACTGTTCTCCGAGCAGGGCTTCGACGCCACCACGGTCGAGCAGATCGCCGACCGGGCCGGGGTCAGCCGGCGCACCTTCTTCCGCTACTTCGACACCAAGGCCGACGTGCTCTGGTCGGAGTTCGACGCCGAGGTGGAGACGCTGCACCGGCTGCTGGGAGAGGCCCCGGCCGGGCAGCCCGTCACCGAGTCGATCCGGCAGGCCGTTCTGGCGGCCAACCACTACGGGGTGGACGACGTGGCCAGCCTGCGCGCGCGCATGCAGGTCATCTCGCACGTCCCGGCGATCAGTGCCGCCTCCACCCAGCACTACGACAACTGGGCCGGCGCCCTGGCCGAGTTCGCCGCCCGCCGTCTCGGGCAGCGCGCCGACGACCTGATCCCCCGGGCCATCGGCTACAGCGCGCTGGGCGTGTGCCGGGCCGCGTTCGACCAGTGGGTGGCCCGGCGCGACGCCGACCTGATCAGCTACCTCGACATCGCCCTGACGGCCTGGCAGTCGGGCTTCGCCGGGCTCGAGGACTCACCCGCTTAG
- the mftA gene encoding mycofactocin precursor MftA (Mycofactocin is a small molecule electron carrier derived from the final two amino acids, Val-Tyr, of MftA, the mycofactocin precursor. It plays a role in redox homeostasis and the metabolism of alcohols and aldehydes in Actinobacteria, including Mycobacterium tuberculosis.) — translation MDNTNAPQDVAEAQDAVEELLVEEVSIDGMCGVY, via the coding sequence ATGGACAACACGAACGCTCCCCAGGACGTCGCCGAAGCTCAGGACGCCGTCGAGGAACTTCTGGTCGAAGAGGTCTCCATCGACGGGATGTGCGGCGTCTACTGA
- a CDS encoding AAA family ATPase, which produces MVTVTLNAPDVAQTRNRVASHLVGREHELELILSAVAAGRDLVLEGPPGTGKTTLLRAIADEWGIPLFYVEGNADLTPAKLVGHHNPARVLKEDYTEDNFVAGPLLEAMRQGGFLYLEEFNRAPDDTLNTLLAALAERRIAVPRVGEVRAVPTFRLIASMNPYDNVGTTRLSTSITDRLCRLAVNYQDEAAEIGIVDLRTSGGGKLGDLLVHDAVWVGRATRRHPHLRQGSSVRGAIDVVLIANQLAAMRGVTRAEDSTTRLDPGSAYPQVVLDAMTVALSGRVHLDEASDTTPERVVREIWEDRFILTPAAAEPG; this is translated from the coding sequence ATGGTGACCGTGACCCTCAACGCCCCCGACGTCGCGCAGACCCGCAACCGGGTCGCCTCCCACCTGGTCGGCCGCGAGCACGAGCTCGAGCTGATCCTCTCGGCCGTGGCCGCGGGCCGCGACCTGGTGCTCGAGGGCCCGCCCGGCACCGGCAAGACCACCCTGCTGCGCGCGATCGCCGACGAGTGGGGCATCCCGCTGTTCTACGTCGAGGGCAACGCCGACCTGACCCCGGCCAAGCTGGTCGGGCACCACAACCCGGCGCGGGTGCTGAAAGAGGACTACACCGAAGACAATTTCGTGGCCGGGCCGCTGCTCGAGGCGATGCGCCAGGGCGGGTTCCTGTACCTCGAGGAGTTCAACCGCGCTCCCGACGACACCCTGAACACGCTGCTGGCGGCGCTGGCCGAGCGGCGTATCGCGGTGCCGCGGGTGGGCGAGGTGAGGGCCGTGCCGACGTTCCGGCTGATCGCGTCGATGAACCCGTACGACAACGTGGGCACCACCCGGCTCTCCACGTCGATCACCGACCGGCTGTGCCGTCTGGCGGTGAACTACCAGGACGAGGCCGCCGAGATCGGCATCGTCGACCTGCGCACCTCGGGCGGCGGCAAGCTCGGTGACCTGCTGGTGCACGACGCGGTCTGGGTGGGCCGCGCCACGCGCCGGCACCCGCACCTGCGCCAGGGCAGCAGTGTGCGCGGCGCGATCGACGTGGTGCTCATCGCCAACCAGCTCGCGGCCATGCGCGGCGTGACCCGGGCCGAGGACTCGACCACCCGCCTCGACCCCGGGAGTGCCTACCCCCAGGTCGTTCTCGATGCCATGACGGTGGCGCTGTCGGGACGCGTGCACCTCGACGAGGCCTCCGACACCACGCCCGAGCGCGTCGTGCGCGAGATCTGGGAAGACCGCTTCATTCTCACCCCGGCCGCGGCCGAGCCAGGTTGA